The following are encoded in a window of Rissa tridactyla isolate bRisTri1 chromosome 15, bRisTri1.patW.cur.20221130, whole genome shotgun sequence genomic DNA:
- the ATP5PD gene encoding ATP synthase subunit d, mitochondrial, with translation MAGRRAAIKAIDWAAFSERVPPNQKAMFNALKTRSDALSARLAALPEKPPTIDWAHYKAAVAKAGMVDEFQKKFSALKVPEPVDTQTAKIDAQEQEAAKSTAEYVQASKARIAQYEQQLQKLKSMIPFEQMTFEDLHEAFPETKLDKEKYPFWPHKPIADL, from the exons ATGGCGGGCCGCAGAGCTGCCATCAAGGCCATTGACTGGGCGGCCTTCTCCGAGAGGGTGCCCCCCAACCAGAAGGCCATGTTCAACGCCCTGAAGACCCGCAGCGACGCGCTGTCGGCCCG CTTGGCTGCCCTGCCAGAGAAACCCCCGACCATCGACTGGGCTCACTACAAGGCTGCTGTTGCTAAAGCTGGCATGGTGGATGAGTTCCAGAAGAAG TTCAGTGCACTAAAGGTTCCTGAGCCAGTGGACACACAAACTGCCAAAATTGATGCCCAGGAGCAGGAAGCT GCAAAGAGCACTGCTGAATATGTGCAGGCGTCCAAAGCTCGTATTGCCCAGTATGAGCAACAA CTTCAGAAGCTCAAAAGCATGATTCCCTTCGAACAGATGACATTTGAAGACTTGCACGAAGCCTTCCCTGAAACCAAACTGGACAAGGAGAAATATCCGTTCTGGCCCCACAAACCGATTGCTGATCTGTAA
- the MRPL58 gene encoding peptidyl-tRNA hydrolase ICT1, mitochondrial isoform X2 — protein sequence MAAYTLRRLCRLRLGLLAAPFSQRAAAGTEYRSAYSLDKLYPPRRDEDRAGTASAPEETQPAALDIPLARLTVSYCRSSGPGGQHVNKVNTKAEVRFHLASADWIPEATRQKMASMHRNKINRAGELIVNSEESRYQMRNLAICLEKIRTMVTEATETPKVVSKETTQKLIERVEKMNRERLRQKKIHSNIKQSRKADFD from the exons ATGGCGGCGTACACGCTGCGGCGTCTATGCCGGCTGCGGCTAGGGCTTCTCGCCGCCCCGTTCTCGCAGCGGGCCGCCGCAGGGACCGAGTACCGGAGCGCCTACAGCCTGGACAAGCTGTACCCGCCGCGGCGGGACGAGGACAGGGCCGGCACCGCCAGCGCCCCG GAGGAGACGCAGCCGGCCGCCCTCGACATCCCCCTGG CGCGCCTGACCGTGTCCTACTGCCGGAGCAGCGGCCCCGGGGGACAGCACGTCAATAAAG TGAATACCAAGGCAGAGGTTCGGTTCCACCTGGCGTCAGCAGACTGGATTCCAGAAGCTACAAGACAAAAAATGGCATCGATG CACAGGAATAAGATAAACCGAGCTGGGGAGCTGATTGTGAACTCCGAAGAGAGTCGCTACCAAATGAGGAACCTGGCGATTTGTCTAGAAAAAATCAGAACCATGGTCACGGAGGCTACCGAGACGCCCAAGGTGGTGTCCAAGGAGACGACGCAGAAACTCATAGAGAG gGTGGAAAAAATGAATCGTGAGCGACTACGACAGAAAAAGATACACTCAAATATAAAACAGAGCAGGAAGGCAGACTTTGACTGA
- the MRPL58 gene encoding peptidyl-tRNA hydrolase ICT1, mitochondrial isoform X1, protein MAAYTLRRLCRLRLGLLAAPFSQRAAAGTEYRSAYSLDKLYPPRRDEDRAGTASAPEETQPAALDIPLARCQSSLPARLTVSYCRSSGPGGQHVNKVNTKAEVRFHLASADWIPEATRQKMASMHRNKINRAGELIVNSEESRYQMRNLAICLEKIRTMVTEATETPKVVSKETTQKLIERVEKMNRERLRQKKIHSNIKQSRKADFD, encoded by the exons ATGGCGGCGTACACGCTGCGGCGTCTATGCCGGCTGCGGCTAGGGCTTCTCGCCGCCCCGTTCTCGCAGCGGGCCGCCGCAGGGACCGAGTACCGGAGCGCCTACAGCCTGGACAAGCTGTACCCGCCGCGGCGGGACGAGGACAGGGCCGGCACCGCCAGCGCCCCG GAGGAGACGCAGCCGGCCGCCCTCGACATCCCCCTGG CACGCTGCCAATCTTCTCTTCCAGCGCGCCTGACCGTGTCCTACTGCCGGAGCAGCGGCCCCGGGGGACAGCACGTCAATAAAG TGAATACCAAGGCAGAGGTTCGGTTCCACCTGGCGTCAGCAGACTGGATTCCAGAAGCTACAAGACAAAAAATGGCATCGATG CACAGGAATAAGATAAACCGAGCTGGGGAGCTGATTGTGAACTCCGAAGAGAGTCGCTACCAAATGAGGAACCTGGCGATTTGTCTAGAAAAAATCAGAACCATGGTCACGGAGGCTACCGAGACGCCCAAGGTGGTGTCCAAGGAGACGACGCAGAAACTCATAGAGAG gGTGGAAAAAATGAATCGTGAGCGACTACGACAGAAAAAGATACACTCAAATATAAAACAGAGCAGGAAGGCAGACTTTGACTGA